Within the Bacteroidales bacterium genome, the region GACGTGGAGCGGATCATCCTGGTCAATAAGGATTACGCTGAAGTGTATATTAAAAAGGACAGCCTTTCGAAGGAAATTCACAAAGACATCAAGGTTTCGAATTTCAGAAGAAGTACAGCCCATTATCGCATCACGATCGGTTCGGTGGATACGTTTACCAATGATGTCAGGACAGCCCAGGAAGGAATGGAGAATCAGGTGTTTGTGGAATATCAGAACCGGCGCAACTGGGGCGGTGATATCCTGAACTGGATGTTGTTGATTGGCTTCATAGCCATCGGCTGGATATTTCTTATGCGCATGATGAGCCGCGGTGCCGGCGGCGGACAGATCTTTAACATTGGAAAGTCGAAGGCAAAGTTGTTTGACCGTGATACCACCGTCACCGTCACGTTCAAAGACGTGGCAGGCCTGGAGGAAGCCAAGATCGAGGTCATTGAGATCGTTGATTTTCTGAAGAATCCGAAGAAATACACCGAGCTGGGAGGCAAGATTCCCAAGGGTGCCCTGCTGGTCGGTCCTCCCGGTACGGGAAAGACGTTGCTTGCCAAAGCAGTGGCCGGTGAGGCGCAGGTGCCTTTCTTTTCCATCTCGGGCTCCGATTTCGTGGAAATGTTTGTCGGGGTAGGTGCCTCCCGGGTGCGTGACCTGTTCAAGCAGGCCAAGGAGAAAGCTCCCTGCATCATCTTCATCGATGAGATCGATGCGATCGGCCGTGCCAGGGGACGCAATCCCCTCACGGGCGCCAATGACGAGAGGGAAAATACGCTGAATCAGTTGCTGACGGAAATGGACGGATTCGACACCAATACCGGGGTGATCATTCTTGCCGCCACTAACCGGGCCGACATACTGGACCGTGCCCTGCTCCGTGCCGGACGTTTTGACCGCCAGATCATGGTCGAACTGCCTGACCTTAAGGAACGTGAAGAGATCTTCAACGTGCACATGAAACCGCTCAAGGTCGACAATACGGCCAAAGTGGAGTTTCTGGCCAGGCAAACACCGGGCTTTTCCGGCGCCGATATTGCCAACGTCTGCAACGAATCAGCCCTGATTGCAGCCCGCAAGGGCAACAAGGTGATCACACGGCAGGACTTTATTGATGCCATCGACCGGATTGTGGGAGGCCTCGAAAAAAGGAACAAGATCATTTCCCCTGATGAAAAACGAGTCATTGCCTTCCATGAGGCGGGTCACGCTGCGATAAGCTGGCTGCTTGAACATGCTCACCCCCTTGTGAAGGTCACCATCATCCCCCGCGGTAAATCCCTCGGCGCAGCCTGGTACCTTCCCGACGAGCGTCAGATCACGACCACCGACCAGATGTTCGATGAAATGACGGCGACACTGGGTGGAAGAGCCTCCGAACAGGTCAACTTCGGAAAGGTCTCCACGGGAGCCCTCAACGACCTGGAACGAATTACCAAACAGGCCTATAACATGATCGTCTTTTTCGGCCTGAACGATAAGATCGGGAATATATCCTATTATGACTCCACCGGCCAGCAGGAATATTCTTTTCATAAACCCTACAGCGAAAAAACAGCGGAGCTGATCGACCAGGAGGTCAAAAAACTGGTCGAGAAAGCCTACAGCCGGGCAGTGAACCTGATCGAAAAGAACAAGGCAAAGGTTGAACAACTGGCCACCTTCCTTCTTGAAAAAGAGGTGATCTTTTCCGAAGACCTTGAAAGGATCTTTGGGAAAAGACCCTTCGCCAAACATACCCAGAGCATCGCCCCCGAAAATGGTTCAGCCGGTAACGGAACAGCCCC harbors:
- the ftsH gene encoding ATP-dependent zinc metalloprotease FtsH produces the protein MTDQNKNNTPPPPAHKQKTSKPKFNFYWIYAFLALVFFGTYFLNFNAETKQISNWGEFTKMLQNGDVERIILVNKDYAEVYIKKDSLSKEIHKDIKVSNFRRSTAHYRITIGSVDTFTNDVRTAQEGMENQVFVEYQNRRNWGGDILNWMLLIGFIAIGWIFLMRMMSRGAGGGQIFNIGKSKAKLFDRDTTVTVTFKDVAGLEEAKIEVIEIVDFLKNPKKYTELGGKIPKGALLVGPPGTGKTLLAKAVAGEAQVPFFSISGSDFVEMFVGVGASRVRDLFKQAKEKAPCIIFIDEIDAIGRARGRNPLTGANDERENTLNQLLTEMDGFDTNTGVIILAATNRADILDRALLRAGRFDRQIMVELPDLKEREEIFNVHMKPLKVDNTAKVEFLARQTPGFSGADIANVCNESALIAARKGNKVITRQDFIDAIDRIVGGLEKRNKIISPDEKRVIAFHEAGHAAISWLLEHAHPLVKVTIIPRGKSLGAAWYLPDERQITTTDQMFDEMTATLGGRASEQVNFGKVSTGALNDLERITKQAYNMIVFFGLNDKIGNISYYDSTGQQEYSFHKPYSEKTAELIDQEVKKLVEKAYSRAVNLIEKNKAKVEQLATFLLEKEVIFSEDLERIFGKRPFAKHTQSIAPENGSAGNGTAPAEEQTQDTPEEPPVMRESRSDAAPAGQPS